Within the Prevotella scopos JCM 17725 genome, the region AATGTGAATGATAATATTATCCGTGGACGTGTTCGCAAGCAGTTGCTCGTTAATACTGTTCTTTTCTTACTGTTCTTCTTGCCTTTCCTTATTGTAACATTAGTAGGCGAGGGCTATGCAATAAATGAAGCTGGCGTTATCGTTATGGAACCAATGAAGTATCTGAACAACTTATTAGCAATGTGGCCATTAGCAATCATTCTGCTTGTAGGTGTTGTTCTCTTGCTTTTCGGAATCGTTAAGACTGTTCTTAAGCCAGAGTATGTACGTGGTATTTGGCCTGCGGGTATTGGTGTTGTATTGGTTGTTTTGGTTCTCTTCCTCATTGCAGGATGGAACAACACAGCTTATTATCCATCAACAGCCGACCTACAGAGCTCATTGACACTTCAGAACAGTTCTTCAAGTGAGTTCACATTGAAGGCTATGTTCTATGTTAGCTTCCTTGTTCCATTCGTTTTGGCATACATTGTTTATGCTTGGCGTGCAATCGACAAGAAGGCTATTGATCGTAAGGAAATTGCTGAGGACGACCACGCTTACTAAGTTTTAGTCTTCTTTTTCTATACAGATAAGAGCCTATGGGGGTGAGAGAAGTTTCTATTTATGAGTTTCTCTCACCCCTTTCTTCTTATAGAAAGAAGTACTAAACTTGGTTTTAAATCAGTTTGATTATTAGACAACAACACTCATTTATTTGAAAAAAAAAGATATTTTTGTGATTGAAATATATTTACAAAAATCTCTATAAAAAGCACTTTTGAGCTCAAGAAATGACCATCAAAAACCATAGTTGCAACTATCAGTTAATCAACAGATTACAAAGTCAGAAAACAAAAGGTGCTTAATTAGCTTCTAACTAACGCCCTTTAAGGCTTCAATTAAGCCTTAGTTAGAGGTCAATTAAGCCTTAATTGAACCTTTATTTGGCGTCTTTTATTTTGTGTGTTTAGAATTATCTTTACAAAACAGCAGCTTTGTATCGTATCAATCAAAATGGAATTAAAAAAATAAAGTTCAAATTCCGATTTATAGAATATGTTTTATATCTTTGCAGAAAATATGCTGCACTCGGCAAAGTGGAAGCAAGCTTCCTTTGCTCTCGTTTGCGTTATTTTTGCAGAAAATAGTTGTATGAATTTGAAGATAAAGATATTAGTTTTATTGATTACTCTATTTCTCTTTGGTGGTTGTTCTTCAGAAGTAAACTATAGTAGTCAAATAATAAACTACGATTTTAATCAATTAGATGGTGTCTTAATCTATAATAGAGATATTGACGTGACCATTTTTGAGCTATTTAGGGTAAAGGGGAGTGGTCTTGTGTTTGTAGATAACCAGTTGAGAATAACTAAAAAGCCAAAGAACTATCCCTTACAGGATAACGAGATAATTAAGTTTCTCAAGGCTTATAAGAAATTAAATTTATCGTATTGTTGCATAGATAATGGGAAGATAATAAGAGTGATTTCTAATGGCATTGACTATATAAAAATAAATAAAGACTATAATGACAAAAGATACCTTTTCGACTCGCATAAGCAAGAGTATGAATATATAGGCAATGATTGGTATGTAAAGAAAATGTAAATACCATAGACAAAAGAAAAATGAAACAGAGATTATTATTTTATACGGTATGGATTGCCATTTTCCTATGCATATCGATTTTGATTCTTTTCATAACTGCCATAACACAAGGCTATTTTCCATATCTAAATTTGCTGATATACGTACCAATGATTATACTTTCATCTGCCTCCTTTGCAGTCATCTTTGAAGACATATGGTGGGTAAGTCTAATTGAAGGTATGGTCACAAGTCTACCAGCTCTTTACCTATTCTCTTTTATTTAAATACCTTTAATTGTAGAAAAGTGAAAGAACATTCTTTCTACTTCTCTTTGTTACCCTCAACTTCACCAATTTTTCGTGTAGAATTGTCAGCTAACACGTCGTTGACTATGTTTGTAAGCTGCTCTTTCAATTCGTTAATAAATTGAGAAGCATCATACTTTTTAGCTTCAATATCACGAAGTTTCTTCTCCCAGATACCCGTCAATTCGGCTGATGTAAGAAGTTTCTCGTGGATAGTATCAATCAGTGCAATACCAGTCTCAGTTGCTTCTATATTCTTTCTTTTACGACGAATATAATGGCGTTTAAAGAGCGTTTCAATAATTCCTGCACGTGATGAAGGGCGTCCGATACCATTCTCCTTCATAGCAGCACGCAGGGTTTCGTCCTCAACAAACTTACCAGCTGTTTCCATTGCACGAAGCAAAGAGGCCTCAGTGTAATGTTTTGGAGGGGTTGTTTGTTTTTCGGTAAGGGTAGGGGTGTGCGGTCCTGATTCCCCTTTCTTAAAGGTAGGAAGTAGAGGAGAGGTTGTAGCGGTTCCTTCTTGGCTGTCATCTGATGGAGTAGAGGAGGAACCAGTAGGTGTATCAGTGCAAACTCTCCAACCCAAATCCAATATTTCTTTACCAGAAACCTTAAACTCTATCTCGTCCACATTACCTAATACTGTTGTCGTAGAGAACTTGCAATCGGGATAGAAAGCTGCAATAAAACGACGCGCAATGAGGTCGTACACCTTTTGCTCAGCATCTGTCAGTCCTTGTGGTAGTACTCCAGTCGGAATAATGGCATGGTGATCTGTCACCTTTGAAGAATCAAAGACGCGTTTTGTCTTAGGCAATGGCTTACCACCCAATGTCTTCACGATATCAGCATAAGGCTTTTTACCTGCAAAGGTAGTCTGAAAGAGTCCGTTCATTATCTGTGGACACTTTGGATAAATATCATCAGAGAGGAACTGTGTGTCAACACGTGGATAAGTAGTAAGTTTACGTTCGTAGAGAGTTTGAATCGTATTGAGTGTCATCTCAGCAGAGAATCCAAACTTACGATTACAATCTACCTGCAGAGAGGTGAGATCATAGAGTTGCTTAGGCTGTTCTGCCCCTTTCTTTTTTGCTACACTTGTAATCGTAAAAGGCTTTCCTTCAATCGCTGAGAAGGCTTTTTCACCTTCTTCTTTAGAGGTAAATTTACCCTTTGTTGCCGTAAACTGCGTATCACGATACACTGTAGCTAATACCCAATAAGGCTCTGGCTTAAAGTTATCTATCTCTTTCTGTCGCTGTACGATGAGTGCCAAGGTCGGTGTCTGTACTCGACCAATTGACAGAACCTGACCTCTACCATAACTATTGTTGCCATACTTTAATGTATAAAGGCGGGTAGCATTCATTCCTAACAGCCAGTCACCAATCGCACGAGACAATCCTGCGAGGTAAAGTGGCTGATACTGCTCTTGTTCCTTTAAGTTGGCAAACCCCTCACGAATAGCTTCATCCGTCATCGAAGATATCCAAAGCCGCTTCACAGGGCACTTTACACCTGCTTTTTGCATTACCCACCGCTGGATTAATTCACCTTCCTGACCAGCGTCACCACAGTTGATAATCATCTCTGCCGACTGGTAAAGCTGCTCAATAACAGCAAACTGCTTCTTGATACCTTCGTCCTCAATGAGCTTAATACCAAAGCGTGGAGGTATCATTGGCAATGCAGCGAGACTCCAATATTTCCAGTTCGTAAAATAATCATTAGGTTCCTTCAACTCACAAAGGTGGCCGAAGGTCCATGTTACTTGGTAATTATTGCCCTCCATATAGCCGTTACAAGCCTTGTTGGCACCAAGGATTCGAGCTATATCTTTAGCAACACTGGGTTTCTCTGCAATGCAAACTATCATACAATTTCTTCTTAGTTTTAAGCCATTTTACCTTTGCAAAGGTAAGAAAAATATTCTTTGTTAAGGATTAAACTTATTTTATTCCCTGTCTTTTTTGTGATTTTCCTATGCAATCTAAGTAATTTTATCTAAATTTGTAGCATAGAAACGAACAAGAAAAGATAAGATTATGAGAGTTGGTCTCTTTATTCCATGTTACGTCGATGCACTTTATCCACAAGTAGGCGTAGCAACTTATAAGCTTTTGAAAAAGCTAAAAATAGATGTTGTCTATCCCGAACATCAGACTTGTTGTGGTCAACCAATGGCAAATGGTGGCTTTCAGCGTATGTCAAATCACCTTGCTGGACGTTTTGAGGATAAGTTTAAAGACTTCGATTATATCGTAACACCGAGTGTATCTTGTGCTGCTTTTGTGCGGGTTAATTACCCACAAATACTCGATCATGAGTGTCAGACACCTAAGAAAACAATGGAGTTGGTAGAATTCTTACATGATGTTCTGAAGGTAAAGGAACTTCCTGGAAATTTTCCTCATGTCGTGTCTGTTCATAACTCTTGTCATGGTGTACGTGAATTAACGCTTAGTACACCTTCTGAATTGCAAGAGAAACCTGTAAATAAGATAGTTGAATTATTGAAACTCAAGGAAGGTATCACGGTTAAAGAACCTGATCGCAAGGATGAGTGTTGTGGTTTCGGTGGTATGTTTGCTGTTGAAGAACCTTATATCAGCACGGCCATGGGTAATGATAAAGTGAAACGTCACATGGATACGGGTGCTGAATTTATCACTGGTTCAGATAGTTCATGCTTAATGCACATGCAGGGTGTGGCAGGAAAGAAACACTATCCTATCAAGTTTATGCATGTAGCTGAGATCTTAGCTGCAGGTTTATGATATTTATATAAAGGTTATAAAAGACAAAAGAGTTATGTCAACATATCATTCTAAAAAAGCAAAAGAGTTTCTGAAAGACCCTAAGAAGGTTGAACGACATGACCGTACATTTTGGTCATTACGCCAGAAAAGAGATGCTGCAGCGGCAGAGCTACCAGAATGGGAGGATTTACGTGAACATGCAAGTCGAATAAAAGAGCATACAGCAACCCATTTAGCTGACTATTTAGAGCAATTCTCTAATAGTTTGGAACGTAATGGTGTTATTGTTCATTTTGCAAAAGATGCACAAGAGTTTAATGAAATGGTTTATGGGATACTTGAATCTCATAAAGTAAAGAAACTCGTTAAATCTAAATCCATGCTGACCGAGGAATGCGAAATGAATCCTTATCTGATAAAGAGAGGAATCAATGTCGTTGAATCCGACCTTGGTGAGCGTATTCTTCAACTCATGCATTTGAAGCCAGCGCATATTGTTATGCCTGCTATTCACTTGACTCGTGATGAGATTGGAGAGATGTTTGAAGAGAAAGGAATCTCTAAAGAGAAAGGAAATCATGACCCAGCTTATCTTACACGTTGTGCGCGTGAAGATTTGCGTGGTGATTTTATGGATGCTGATGCAGGACTGACAGGTTGTAACTTTGGTGTTGCTGCGACAGGAGATTGCGTTGTCTGCACTAATGAAGGTAATGCTGACATGTCAACTTCAGTACCTAAATTACATATTGTTGCCATGGGTATTGAGAAAGTTATTCCTGATTATGATTCGTTGGCAGTGTTCCAACGCTTATTAGCACGTAGTGGAACAGGGCAACCATCAACTGCCTTTACCTCTCAATTCCGTAAGGCACGACCAGGAGGTGAGATGCATGTAATATTAGTAGACAATGGTCGTAGTGACATGATTGCTAATAAAGAACATTGGATGACATTGAAGTGTATTCGATGTGGTGCATGTATGAATACGTGTCCTGTCTATCGTCGTTCAGGAGGTTATTCATATAGTTATTTTATTCCAGGTCCTATTGGAGTTGATCTTGGTATGCTAAAGAATCCAAAACAGCACAGTGGTAATGTTTCTGCATGCTCATTATGTTTGAGTTGTGATTGTGTTTGCCCTGCAAAGGTAACTCCTGGTAGTCAGATTTATCGATGGCGTCAAAGCCTTGAGAGATATGGTACAGAGAATAAAGAAAAGAAAGTGATGGCAGAAGGAATGAAAGTTGTTTACGAAAACTATCATATTTATGATGCTTTACTTCGTAATTCATCAGTAGCCAATCACATACCAGAATCGCTAATGGATATAAAGCTTAATCCATGGAGCATTGGTCATACAATGCCAAAGTTTGCGAAAAAGCCTTTTCATGTCATATTTAAGCACGCAATGGAGGAATTGAAGCATGAATAAAGAAGATTTATTTAGCAAATTACGACGTAATACAAAAGAACAGTTTGATATGCCCGAGAAGCCTATTGAGGGTATTAAATATCAAGATGTAGTACAGCAATTTATCGAGATGAGTCATATTGTAGGCTGTGAAGTCATTGAGGCTAAGGCAGAAGATGATATCAATGCACTGATACAAAAGGCTTATCCTGATGCTAAGATATTGGCTTCAAGTGTAAAAGGAATAAAGGCAGACCTTAATCCTGACACTGTTTCAAAGGCACAAGACCTCAATGGAACAGATGTAGGAATCATTCAGGGAGAAATTGCTGTAGCAGAGAACGGATGTGTATGGGTACCACAAACAATGAAAGAAAGAGTTGTTTGTTTCATCTCAGAGAACCTTGTAATTCTCGTTCAACGTAACAATATCGTTAATAATATGCATGAAGCATATAAAAAGATTAACATGACAGACTATGGCTATGGTTGTTTTATATCTGGTCCAAGCAAAACAGCCGATATAGAACAAGCTCTTGTGATGGGAGCACAGGCTGCTCGTGGGGTTACAGTCATTGTAATGGGTTAAAAAGTTAATTTTGTCAAAAACATAAATATAACGTATTGTTAGGAGAGGTTTACGACTTTTTTTATTAACTTTGCAAGGAGAAAAGAAAGTTAAAAATATAACTGATTTTTAATAAACATATAAGTTATGAAGATTGAAAAAGTACATGCTCGCGAGATTATGGACTCACGTGGCAATCCTACAGTTGAAGTAGAGGTAACTCTCGAAAATGGTGTAATGGGTCGTGCAAGCGTTCCATCTGGTGCTTCTACCGGTGAGAATGAGGCTCTTGAGCTCCGTGATGGCGATAAGAATCGTTTCTTAGGTAAGGGTGTTCTCAAAGCTGTTGAGAATGTAAACAACCTTATCGCTCCAGCTTTGAAGGGTGACTGCGTGCTGAATCAGCGTGCTATTGACTACAAGATGCTTGAACTCGATGGTACTCCTACTAAGAGTAAGCTAGGTGCTAACGCTATTCTCGGTGTTTCTTTGGCTGTAGCTCAGACTGCTGCAAAGGCATTGAATATTCCATTGTATCGTTATATCGGTGGCGCAAATACTTATGTATTGCCAGTACCAATGATGAATATTATCAATGGTGGTGCTCACTCTGATGCTCCTATCGCATTCCAGGAGTTCATGATTCGCCCTGTAGGTGCTCCTTCTGAGAAGGAAGGTATCCGTATGGGTGCTGAGGTATTCCACGCACTTGCTAAGCTTTTGAAGAAGCGCGGTCTTTCTACAGCTGTAGGTGATGAGGGTGGTTTCGCTCCTAAGTTCGATGGTATCGAGGATGCACTCGATTCAATCATTCAGGCTATCAAGGACGCAGGTTATGAGCCAGGCAAGGATGTTAAGATTGCTATGGACTGTGCTGCTTCTGAGTTCGCTGTATGCGAGGATGGTAAGTGGTTCTATGACTATCGTCAGTTGAAGAATGGTATGCCAAAGGATCCTAATGGTAAGAAGCTCAGCGCTGATGAGCAGATTGCTTACCTTGAGCACCTTATCACAAAGTATCCTATTGACTCTATCGAGGATGGTCTCGATGAGAACGACTGGGAGAACTGGGTTAAGTTGACATCTGCTATCGGTGATCGTTGCCAGCTCGTTGGTGATGACTTGTTCGTAACTAACGTTAAGTTCCTCGAGAAGGGTATCAAGATGGGTGCAGCTAACTCTATCCTTATCAAGGTTAACCAAATTGGCTCTTTGACAGAGACTCTCGAAGCTATCGAGATGGCTCATCGTCATGGCTACACAACTGTTACTTCACATCGTTCAGGTGAAACAGAGGATACAACAATCTCTGACATTGCAGTAGCAACAAACTCTGGCCAGATCAAGACTGGTTCTATGTCTCGTACAGACCGTATGGCTAAGTACAACCAGCTTATCCGTATCGAGGAGGAACTTGGTGCTTGTGCTAAGTATGGCTACACAAAGTTGAAGTAAAAGGATTCATCACATTTGGTGATTAATTAACATTCTATATAGTAGGGGATAATTACTTGTGAGAGTGATTATCTCCTATTTAGTTTTAATAGTTATGAATAAAGTGATAGTAAAACAAAATTCTATATATAACCTTAATTCCGCAGCACTTTTTCTTGTGAGATGATTTATTTGGTCCCCTTTCGGGGCAAGGTTCTTTGTGGTACAAATGACAATTTGTGGTACAAAGACACACCTTGCCAATATAAAGAAATGATACAACTGAATTGCCCTATATTAAGTCTTTTGTTTTGGCATAATGGGCATTATGATAAATATAATAATCCACTTAACTCGGGTCAGTGCAAGGCTATTCTTTTATGCACACAATTTCATAAGAATTTATTACCTTTGCATCATAAAGAGTCACAAATTATTACGTTGCATCTTTCCAGATGTACTTGCCGACTACTTTGATAGTGTATCGCAGTTTGCCTTTTGACTTTACGAGCATAATTTTATGGAAAAGTCAGAATATAAGTTAGGTACTGTAAGCAGTTATGGTTTTACCAACGAGCGTGTAATTCAGGACTTTCCTCTCCGTGGCAAAGCTGTCTACCTCCATGTTCGCTGTCGCAAGTGGCGTGACAGTTCCAACGAAGAGATATTTACTTATTCATATGATGATTTAACGACTAAGGGCAGTAAAAACTATCCCCCGAGTTCGTTTCTTTTTTAAAGAATAGAATTGAATCTACAGCAGAGAGCATCGCAAGCATCGGTGCATACTATGACGTAAACGGCAAGCAGTTATCCACACAATACAAGGAATATTTCAGCGACTACCGTAGCTGGAATCAGTTGGATTATGCTCAAGACCGGCTATTGCTTGAAGATAACATAGGTGAGATGCTCTGGATGACATGCGTATCGCTTACCGATAGGTTTGCAAGAGACAAAAGGAATGAGGAGATAAAAGAAGCTAAAAGTAAGGTAAGGAATATATACTATTTAGATACAGCAATGGTGACACGCATAAGTAGTTGCTCGCCAGAGCAAAGTTCATATTAACCAAGCACAAGACCAATTGGACTGAAGCACAGAAAGTTAGGGCGAAAATCTTCTTTGAACATTATCCGACACTAAAAAAAGATCTTCAGCATTTTGGAGTGATACCTTTTGAGATTAGAACTCTGAAGAAACGTCACACAGAGAAATGGAGAGCACGGAGGATTGTTTATAACAAAGCTATTGTTGACACAGAGGCACCGTTGGTGCGTGGAGGAACAGAGAATATATGCGAGTTTTATGACGATGTCATATCAACTGTGTCAACGGCTAACACAATAAACTCATATAACCGCTGTTATATCAGCATACTTAGATTTAGCAAATGACACAAGACGAGTACGCCGAGATGTTGTCTCAGGCAAAAGAACAGTTCAAACAAGGTACTCCTTTGTTTGGTAAGGATGGTGCATTCCATCGTGTATTGGAAGATTTCCTCAATTCAGCTCTCGAGTGTGAGATGGACTCTCACCTTTATAACACTAAGACATCCACAAAGAGTAATCGCCGTAACGGCAAGATGTCCAAGGAGGTTCAGACAGAGTATGGTCCTGTAGAAATAGATACTCCACGTGACAGAGAAGGGAGTTTTACCCCTGAGATTATCAAAAAACGACAGACGATATTAGCAGAAGGTTTGTCCGATAAGATTATCAGTCTTTATGCTACAGGTCAGAGCATGTCTGACATAAGTAAGTTCCTTGAAGAGAACTATGGTACCAAGATATCCAAAGAGACAATAAGTAACATTACGGACAAGGTCTGGCCTGAGATAAAAGCCTGGCGCACACGCTCTTTG harbors:
- a CDS encoding DNA topoisomerase 3, which gives rise to MIVCIAEKPSVAKDIARILGANKACNGYMEGNNYQVTWTFGHLCELKEPNDYFTNWKYWSLAALPMIPPRFGIKLIEDEGIKKQFAVIEQLYQSAEMIINCGDAGQEGELIQRWVMQKAGVKCPVKRLWISSMTDEAIREGFANLKEQEQYQPLYLAGLSRAIGDWLLGMNATRLYTLKYGNNSYGRGQVLSIGRVQTPTLALIVQRQKEIDNFKPEPYWVLATVYRDTQFTATKGKFTSKEEGEKAFSAIEGKPFTITSVAKKKGAEQPKQLYDLTSLQVDCNRKFGFSAEMTLNTIQTLYERKLTTYPRVDTQFLSDDIYPKCPQIMNGLFQTTFAGKKPYADIVKTLGGKPLPKTKRVFDSSKVTDHHAIIPTGVLPQGLTDAEQKVYDLIARRFIAAFYPDCKFSTTTVLGNVDEIEFKVSGKEILDLGWRVCTDTPTGSSSTPSDDSQEGTATTSPLLPTFKKGESGPHTPTLTEKQTTPPKHYTEASLLRAMETAGKFVEDETLRAAMKENGIGRPSSRAGIIETLFKRHYIRRKRKNIEATETGIALIDTIHEKLLTSAELTGIWEKKLRDIEAKKYDASQFINELKEQLTNIVNDVLADNSTRKIGEVEGNKEK
- a CDS encoding (Fe-S)-binding protein, which produces MRVGLFIPCYVDALYPQVGVATYKLLKKLKIDVVYPEHQTCCGQPMANGGFQRMSNHLAGRFEDKFKDFDYIVTPSVSCAAFVRVNYPQILDHECQTPKKTMELVEFLHDVLKVKELPGNFPHVVSVHNSCHGVRELTLSTPSELQEKPVNKIVELLKLKEGITVKEPDRKDECCGFGGMFAVEEPYISTAMGNDKVKRHMDTGAEFITGSDSSCLMHMQGVAGKKHYPIKFMHVAEILAAGL
- a CDS encoding lactate utilization protein B yields the protein MSTYHSKKAKEFLKDPKKVERHDRTFWSLRQKRDAAAAELPEWEDLREHASRIKEHTATHLADYLEQFSNSLERNGVIVHFAKDAQEFNEMVYGILESHKVKKLVKSKSMLTEECEMNPYLIKRGINVVESDLGERILQLMHLKPAHIVMPAIHLTRDEIGEMFEEKGISKEKGNHDPAYLTRCAREDLRGDFMDADAGLTGCNFGVAATGDCVVCTNEGNADMSTSVPKLHIVAMGIEKVIPDYDSLAVFQRLLARSGTGQPSTAFTSQFRKARPGGEMHVILVDNGRSDMIANKEHWMTLKCIRCGACMNTCPVYRRSGGYSYSYFIPGPIGVDLGMLKNPKQHSGNVSACSLCLSCDCVCPAKVTPGSQIYRWRQSLERYGTENKEKKVMAEGMKVVYENYHIYDALLRNSSVANHIPESLMDIKLNPWSIGHTMPKFAKKPFHVIFKHAMEELKHE
- a CDS encoding LutC/YkgG family protein, whose amino-acid sequence is MNKEDLFSKLRRNTKEQFDMPEKPIEGIKYQDVVQQFIEMSHIVGCEVIEAKAEDDINALIQKAYPDAKILASSVKGIKADLNPDTVSKAQDLNGTDVGIIQGEIAVAENGCVWVPQTMKERVVCFISENLVILVQRNNIVNNMHEAYKKINMTDYGYGCFISGPSKTADIEQALVMGAQAARGVTVIVMG
- the eno gene encoding phosphopyruvate hydratase translates to MKIEKVHAREIMDSRGNPTVEVEVTLENGVMGRASVPSGASTGENEALELRDGDKNRFLGKGVLKAVENVNNLIAPALKGDCVLNQRAIDYKMLELDGTPTKSKLGANAILGVSLAVAQTAAKALNIPLYRYIGGANTYVLPVPMMNIINGGAHSDAPIAFQEFMIRPVGAPSEKEGIRMGAEVFHALAKLLKKRGLSTAVGDEGGFAPKFDGIEDALDSIIQAIKDAGYEPGKDVKIAMDCAASEFAVCEDGKWFYDYRQLKNGMPKDPNGKKLSADEQIAYLEHLITKYPIDSIEDGLDENDWENWVKLTSAIGDRCQLVGDDLFVTNVKFLEKGIKMGAANSILIKVNQIGSLTETLEAIEMAHRHGYTTVTSHRSGETEDTTISDIAVATNSGQIKTGSMSRTDRMAKYNQLIRIEEELGACAKYGYTKLK